The following coding sequences lie in one Paenibacillus durus ATCC 35681 genomic window:
- a CDS encoding nitroreductase family protein — protein MRIVKMEPKLYASMESRVSRRKYTAPPAAEQLDELKRYAEELNEDAGGAVRIGLWADGAEDVFGGLSNSYGMFSGVKAFAAFIGREKGEEARVKTLCGYYGEQFVLKANALGLGTCWVAGTFDKAMAKRIAGVGEGELLICVAPLGAVPDSLSLREKMVKGFSAGRKRKPLEQLLRNPGELETAPDWMKSALAAARTAPSAMNSQPWRFTLLPAQNALAAQAEGRTHLGSVDLGISMAHIEIAALQAGVSGVWTEEAGTWTFTAK, from the coding sequence TTGAGAATCGTAAAAATGGAACCTAAGCTGTATGCCAGCATGGAATCACGGGTATCCCGCAGGAAGTATACGGCACCACCCGCTGCGGAGCAGCTTGATGAATTGAAGCGCTATGCGGAGGAGCTCAATGAAGACGCAGGAGGAGCCGTACGGATTGGGCTTTGGGCGGATGGAGCCGAAGATGTATTCGGCGGATTGAGCAACAGCTACGGCATGTTTAGCGGTGTGAAGGCTTTTGCCGCTTTTATCGGCAGAGAGAAGGGGGAAGAGGCGCGAGTCAAGACTCTGTGCGGTTATTACGGGGAGCAGTTCGTCCTGAAGGCTAATGCGCTGGGCTTAGGAACATGCTGGGTTGCAGGCACCTTTGACAAGGCGATGGCGAAGCGGATCGCCGGGGTGGGCGAGGGTGAACTGCTCATTTGTGTGGCTCCGCTCGGAGCTGTACCGGATAGCCTCAGCCTGAGGGAGAAGATGGTAAAAGGCTTCTCAGCCGGACGCAAGCGCAAGCCGCTTGAGCAATTGCTCCGCAATCCCGGGGAATTGGAGACGGCTCCCGACTGGATGAAATCGGCGCTCGCTGCGGCACGGACCGCCCCGTCGGCGATGAATTCTCAGCCGTGGAGATTTACCCTCTTACCGGCGCAAAATGCGCTTGCCGCGCAGGCGGAAGGTCGTACCCACCTGGGGTCGGTCGATCTCGGAATTTCTATGGCGCATATCGAGATAGCTGCGCTTCAGGCCGGTGTTTCCGGAGTGTGGACGGAAGAGGCGGGAACCTGGACGTTTACGGCAAAATAA
- a CDS encoding (deoxy)nucleoside triphosphate pyrophosphohydrolase, which produces MIQVAAAIIYNKEGKVLIARRREGKSQAGLWEFPGGKIEDGEDVSACLRRELTEEMGIDIVPYEYFGVNEHSYGGGLHIRLIAWKAEYRGGEIVLIDHDDYRWESPGELERFIFAPADIPFVQKLSLEHGRQ; this is translated from the coding sequence ATGATTCAAGTAGCGGCGGCTATCATTTATAATAAAGAAGGCAAAGTTCTCATTGCGCGCCGCAGAGAAGGCAAGTCCCAAGCGGGGCTGTGGGAATTTCCAGGCGGCAAAATCGAGGACGGAGAAGACGTCAGCGCCTGCCTCCGGCGGGAATTGACCGAGGAGATGGGCATCGACATCGTTCCATACGAATATTTTGGAGTAAACGAGCACAGCTACGGCGGTGGTCTGCATATCCGGCTGATCGCTTGGAAAGCGGAATACCGGGGAGGCGAAATCGTGCTGATAGACCACGACGACTACCGCTGGGAGAGTCCGGGAGAGCTGGAACGTTTTATTTTTGCGCCCGCGGATATCCCGTTTGTGCAGAAGCTGAGCTTGGAACACGGCAGACAGTGA